The following DNA comes from Enterocloster bolteae.
ATTGAGGCCAGCACGGATGGTTTCGCAACAAACTCATTTATAGTTCGGCTGCCCATACAGGAATAAGAAAGTATTCCCGGCCACCCGGCATGCTTCAAGGCTTCGGCTTACTCCATGCTACCGCTGCTTCCCAGAACATGGATACCTTCCGGCAAGCTCTCTTCCGGCGAATTCCCTGCCAGCAAAGTCTCCTGTATTACAACAACGGAGGCTTTGCCGGAAACATTTCCGGCTCCTTCCGCTTCTGATTCACTGCCAATATTATCTGCGTTTCCCGCTTCCGGCTGCATTTTCCGCCTTCCCTCCCGGCTTCCTCCAGCATTCTCTCCTTCTCTACCTTCCTGTGTTCTTCCGAAGTTTTCCTCTCCGGTTCCTGCTCCCGGCCTTTCTTTTAACTTTCCTTCTCCGCCGCCTGGGATTCTTCTAAAACCTCCGCTGGAAGGCGTGCCATACTGATTCAGGATGCCGTCCACCGCCATCTGAATATCCTGTTCTCCGGCCTCTATGTAATAAGTCTCCCCTGATTTTAATTCTGGCGAGCTGAAAAGCAGAGCCTCAAAGGGCTTTGAAATCTCTGTTTCCGTCAATTGATTTCCCAGCCCGTCCTTTATTGATATGGTTGTTCCGGCATCCTGCATTTCATCAAAGTAAACCATCAGCATGGGCTGGGATGAACTCTCAGAAAACGTCTGGAACATTCCCGCACTTCCCACAGCCAATATGGTTCCTCCTGAAATGGTTCCCGTACCATTGTAATCCAAAGCACCATTCCCCCCTTCTGCCGGGCCTTCTGCGAGGACGGTACCTCCCTCCAGATACAGGTCTCCATTGGAGTCTATACCATCCCCGGAAGCATTGATCTTCACGTTTCCTCCCGTAATACGGATATAAGCCCCTTCTGTTGCACCAAAAGAACCGCCGGCTGCATTTGGACCGCCGGATGTATCTGTACCCCGGGCTGCATTAATTCCATCATCCTCTGAGTTAATCTGAATGGTTCCTCCAGTGATTTCCAAACAGAGCCCTTCCAGTCCCTCGCGGCTTTGTTCCACGATTATGGTTCCGCCTGAGACTTCCACCAGATTATCACTGTGAACTGCATCGTCGCCTGCGGACAGCGTCAGCTCACCTGAGAACAACCTTACATTCTTGCCGCTGTGTATACCGTCATCCTGAGCATTTATGTCAATGATGCCGCCTGTAACCTCAACCAGCGTTTCGGCCAGTATTCCTTTCTTTCCTGCTGTGATGGCCGTTGTTCCTCCGGTGATTCTCACATATCCCTTGTCTTCTTCCCCATTATTATTTGACTGTATCCCGTCGCTGCCTGCTGTAATGGTAATCTCTCCGCCGTTCACCTCTACGGCGTCCTTTCCTTTCACGCCATCTTCCGCCGCCTCAATGACATAGGTACCGGAATTAATGGTAAGGCGATCCTTTCCCCGTATACCATTCATATAATTACCGCTGACTGTCAGCATGCCGTTCCCCTCAAATACCACATCATCCTTGCTGAAAATGGCTGCATCCGGCTCATCCTCCCCTGTCTGCGGATAAGTATATGTATTTCCGTCAGATACCCTGTTTTCTGTCCTATCCTCCAGGACAATGGTCAGAAGTCCGCTTTGGCTGGCATAGATTGCGGAATAATCCGGACTTGTAATG
Coding sequences within:
- a CDS encoding carbohydrate-binding domain-containing protein, yielding MGRNGLKYRKLKIFGIAAGLAGVLFLAGCTKTAGQDGSKAGAAGTSETAGIQEAAGTQDTNRTDADSSFGDGEETRITGNGTTVAIEGTGAAADGANVTISSSGTYRLTGNITGGGVVVDAGKEDEVCLILDGVSITSPDYSAIYASQSGLLTIVLEDRTENRVSDGNTYTYPQTGEDEPDAAIFSKDDVVFEGNGMLTVSGNYMNGIRGKDRLTINSGTYVIEAAEDGVKGKDAVEVNGGEITITAGSDGIQSNNNGEEDKGYVRITGGTTAITAGKKGILAETLVEVTGGIIDINAQDDGIHSGKNVRLFSGELTLSAGDDAVHSDNLVEVSGGTIIVEQSREGLEGLCLEITGGTIQINSEDDGINAARGTDTSGGPNAAGGSFGATEGAYIRITGGNVKINASGDGIDSNGDLYLEGGTVLAEGPAEGGNGALDYNGTGTISGGTILAVGSAGMFQTFSESSSQPMLMVYFDEMQDAGTTISIKDGLGNQLTETEISKPFEALLFSSPELKSGETYYIEAGEQDIQMAVDGILNQYGTPSSGGFRRIPGGGEGKLKERPGAGTGEENFGRTQEGREGENAGGSREGRRKMQPEAGNADNIGSESEAEGAGNVSGKASVVVIQETLLAGNSPEESLPEGIHVLGSSGSME